A region from the Acidobacteriota bacterium genome encodes:
- a CDS encoding TlpA family protein disulfide reductase, giving the protein MKFLSHSAKLFFIAALAFFLPTVFLTMPSATDSVQAAQAKAAPAFSLDNINGGKVSLASYRGKVVVLNFWATWCRPCIAELPDFNAISSELGPKGVQVVGLSIDGGPDVVKTFLQKNPLNYVVVMSTGKVSSSYGVTGSIPQTFIIDRKGKLRKSYTTRINKQQVVADINALLAEK; this is encoded by the coding sequence ATGAAATTTCTGTCTCATTCAGCCAAACTTTTTTTCATCGCGGCGCTTGCCTTTTTCCTTCCAACTGTTTTCCTGACCATGCCGAGCGCCACCGATTCGGTGCAGGCTGCCCAGGCCAAAGCGGCACCGGCTTTTTCTCTGGACAATATCAATGGCGGCAAAGTTTCGCTCGCCAGCTATCGTGGCAAGGTGGTGGTGCTCAATTTCTGGGCAACCTGGTGTCGTCCCTGTATCGCTGAATTACCCGATTTCAATGCTATCAGCAGCGAGTTGGGGCCCAAAGGCGTGCAGGTGGTTGGTCTTTCGATTGACGGCGGTCCAGATGTCGTCAAGACATTTCTCCAAAAGAACCCATTGAACTACGTGGTGGTCATGAGCACTGGCAAAGTTTCATCAAGCTATGGCGTGACTGGTTCCATTCCTCAAACCTTTATCATTGACCGCAAAGGCAAACTCCGGAAGTCATACACCACACGCATCAACAAGCAGCAAGTGGTGGCTGACATCAATGCGTTGCTGGCAGAGAAATAA
- a CDS encoding DUF4870 domain-containing protein yields MSNYPPYDPYQQQQQQSQYPYQPPQQSNQSGPGPFGLDPRVAGLLAYAPCCIGLIASLAFIFTEKNNRFVRFHAVQSLFLHAVFFVLGIGFSILFTILGMIPVVNVIAAIASIPLSLLLLAVQLGATIYLMIKAYGGEMTKLPTIGDLAEKNINLGL; encoded by the coding sequence ATGTCGAACTACCCACCTTATGACCCTTATCAGCAGCAACAGCAACAATCACAATACCCGTATCAACCACCGCAACAGTCCAACCAGAGCGGTCCAGGTCCTTTCGGTCTTGATCCCCGCGTTGCGGGATTGCTGGCGTATGCTCCTTGCTGCATCGGCTTGATTGCCTCACTGGCGTTTATCTTCACTGAGAAAAACAATCGCTTTGTTCGATTTCATGCCGTCCAATCTCTCTTTCTCCATGCGGTTTTCTTTGTACTTGGGATTGGATTCTCGATTTTGTTCACGATTTTAGGAATGATCCCAGTGGTCAACGTCATTGCCGCCATTGCATCCATTCCATTGAGCCTCCTGTTGCTGGCCGTGCAACTTGGCGCCACCATTTACCTGATGATCAAAGCCTATGGCGGCGAAATGACCAAACTGCCGACGATTGGCGACCTGGCTGAGAAAAATATCAACCTGGGATTATGA
- a CDS encoding gamma-glutamyl-gamma-aminobutyrate hydrolase family protein (Members of this family of hydrolases with an active site Cys residue belong to MEROPS family C26.), translated as MKIHSLQHVPFEDLASIADWAQARGHEVSITHLYQNTSLPDVSELDVLGVLGGPMNVDDEHLFPWLSAEKQLIAQAIQAKKLVLGICLGSQLIASVLGARVHPNIHKEIGWFPVSLTIEGSRSPVLAGFPATFSAFHWHGDTFELPPGAVHLAQSEACRHQAFSFGRTVLGLQFHLESTIDSVTQMLDHEADDLTDGPFVQTQEAIVTAGHHFETSVTLMHRLLDAFSSEKSGGTTS; from the coding sequence ATGAAAATCCATTCGTTGCAACACGTTCCATTTGAAGATCTGGCCAGCATCGCTGACTGGGCACAGGCTCGGGGCCACGAAGTTTCAATCACGCACCTGTATCAGAACACCTCACTTCCTGATGTTTCCGAGCTTGATGTGCTGGGTGTGCTGGGTGGCCCGATGAACGTGGATGACGAACACCTCTTTCCCTGGCTCTCCGCCGAAAAGCAATTGATTGCCCAGGCCATCCAGGCCAAAAAACTTGTGCTCGGCATCTGTCTTGGTTCGCAATTGATCGCCAGTGTGCTCGGAGCCAGGGTTCATCCCAATATCCATAAAGAAATCGGCTGGTTTCCGGTTTCACTGACGATTGAAGGCAGCCGGTCACCAGTTCTGGCTGGATTTCCAGCCACTTTTTCCGCATTTCACTGGCATGGCGACACATTTGAACTCCCTCCGGGGGCGGTTCATCTGGCACAGAGCGAAGCCTGTCGGCATCAGGCATTCAGTTTTGGCCGCACTGTGCTGGGCCTCCAGTTTCATCTGGAATCAACCATTGACAGCGTAACCCAGATGCTTGACCACGAGGCTGATGACCTGACGGATGGCCCGTTTGTTCAGACCCAAGAAGCAATCGTGACGGCTGGTCATCACTTTGAAACCAGCGTGACGTTGATGCATCGCTTGCTTGATGCTTTTTCAAGTGAAAAATCTGGGGGAACCACATCCTGA
- a CDS encoding glutathionylspermidine synthase family protein, with protein MLTAINYYHQLIQDDPQSALRQCDLLEQKFIERNITFAGKPSPFHLRPHMMSSVVRQNLENAAHTVLEASLKAELGLFGGDAEKLYDALFVSENERILLRVEPGYRERVIWSRLDAFLGAGDDDIKFLEFNNDAPAGIGYSALMAQSFLELPIMEEFQTRYRVAAEDARPQLLKALLDTYKVWGGSEHPQIAIVDWQDVRTSADFQILQAFFEQSGYRTIICDPRAVEMRDGKLYHQDFRIDLVYRRVVTSELLEKFDECRDFVDAYRTHAACFINTFRCRISENKAFMEFLTDPSHLGHLSADERLALDRYLPWTRHVSATKTDFHGQEIELGEFIAANREQFVLKPADSYGGKDVYVGTEVEQSVWESAVQAAISQTRWVVQERVATPVEPFPVRVGDGFEFREMKFNVNPFYLGGVTCGAVTRTSTDAVINVSAGGGSVPSFTVSPK; from the coding sequence ATGCTGACAGCTATCAATTACTATCACCAGCTCATTCAAGACGATCCACAATCAGCGCTCAGGCAATGTGATCTGCTTGAGCAAAAATTCATCGAGCGCAACATTACCTTTGCCGGAAAGCCCTCACCGTTTCACCTGCGCCCACATATGATGTCATCAGTTGTGCGGCAAAATCTTGAAAATGCAGCGCATACCGTGCTTGAAGCTTCGCTCAAAGCCGAGCTTGGTTTGTTTGGCGGTGATGCCGAAAAGCTCTATGACGCTCTGTTTGTAAGTGAAAATGAGCGGATTCTGCTCCGGGTTGAGCCGGGGTACCGCGAACGCGTGATCTGGTCGCGGCTGGATGCGTTTCTTGGCGCTGGTGACGACGACATCAAATTCCTTGAATTTAACAATGACGCCCCGGCTGGAATTGGCTATTCGGCGCTGATGGCTCAAAGTTTTCTCGAATTGCCGATTATGGAGGAATTCCAGACCCGCTATCGCGTTGCGGCTGAAGACGCCCGGCCACAGTTGCTCAAAGCGCTGCTTGATACCTACAAAGTCTGGGGCGGCTCCGAACATCCCCAAATTGCGATTGTGGACTGGCAGGACGTCCGCACATCGGCTGATTTTCAGATTTTGCAGGCATTTTTTGAACAGTCAGGCTATCGGACGATCATTTGTGATCCGCGAGCGGTGGAAATGCGCGACGGAAAGCTCTATCACCAGGATTTCCGGATTGATCTGGTGTATCGCCGGGTCGTGACGAGTGAATTGCTTGAAAAATTTGACGAATGCCGTGATTTCGTTGATGCCTACCGTACCCACGCCGCCTGCTTTATCAACACCTTTCGCTGTCGAATCAGTGAAAATAAAGCCTTTATGGAGTTTTTGACTGATCCGTCGCATCTGGGACATTTATCAGCCGACGAACGCCTTGCCCTGGATCGCTACCTGCCCTGGACGCGCCACGTGTCAGCCACCAAAACCGATTTTCATGGTCAGGAGATTGAACTCGGAGAGTTTATCGCCGCCAATCGCGAGCAATTTGTCCTCAAACCGGCTGATTCCTATGGCGGGAAGGATGTCTATGTCGGCACCGAAGTCGAGCAAAGCGTCTGGGAATCCGCCGTTCAAGCCGCCATCAGCCAAACACGATGGGTGGTGCAAGAACGGGTGGCAACTCCGGTTGAACCATTTCCCGTGCGTGTCGGAGACGGGTTTGAATTCCGTGAAATGAAATTTAACGTCAACCCGTTTTATCTGGGCGGCGTGACCTGTGGGGCCGTTACCCGAACTTCAACCGACGCCGTCATCAATGTTTCAGCCGGTGGCGGGAGCGTACCTTCGTTTACGGTATCACCAAAATAA